aaaaactgTAATTCCCCTACCTTTtaacccctccccattcccccTTCATTTGACCCCTCCCTCTTTCTTTCCCCTTTTTGGTATTCCCACCCCCATTATTCCCGATCCCTTCACCTCCCCCAATTCCTCCTTaagttctcttcttttctttccttttctcgaTTGATGTGGGACCCACAAATTACACCTTGTCATATGACGTGTAATCCTTGTCAGTGCAGTTGAGGTTCACGCTCTGATGGAGGTGTTTAAAATATGGGTTTAGATCAAGTAGAAGTGTTCAAATGagaatattataattttatttatcgGTTGGCAATTGGGTGCAAGTTTAAGTGACCAAGATGTCATTTTGCctataatatatacataatttgtgtattatatatgtataattattgTATAATCCATGTATATGACTGTAAAAAATAAACAATGGatatgaccggctatttgtgtaaaaatccCTATAATACAATCGATTGTACATTTGTACTACATAGCTGTAAAAAGTCGATATTGTGTATAACAGTTGTCTAATCAAACTGAAAATATATTAACTAAGAGCAAGTGTGATTATATCTGCAAAATCTGGGGGAATTGAATTCAAATACCAGCAATCTTTGAGAAATAGTTGACTTTTTCGATTACTCACTCTCGTAACCATTTTCTCCCTAACAAACACTACCTCCACCCACCAAATTTTAACCATTTTATTATGACGGTACCACCTTAAGTATTTTATTGGATCCTCCAAACACTCTTGTATTTTATTCTTTGATCTCTTACATGTAAAAACAAAAATCTCTTGAAAGATTTgacataaaactaaaaataatataatagagTACAAAATCAATTGAGTCACGCCATTAATACAGGAGTACCCATTTTTCCTCTAAGCTTCATCAAATATTCACCAGACAACTACATTCAGTGGCAGAGCTATGTACGGTGaatgggttcaattgaatcctTTTCACCGGAAAATTATATTGCATTTttagagaaaaataattttaaatatacaTAAACCTTATAAAATTCCCTTTATATTAAGAAAACTTTTAGTGTATTGTTTCTCTAATCTCCTTATTCGAATTTCTGATTTCGCCACTACCTGCAACCTAGGAATCATTCACCATAATCACTAGAAAACTCGCAACACCACCGCCCAACTCCAATAAAATTACTATGTCGTCAATAATAAATTTCATACAGCATTTGGAAAATACAtcataataattcaattttaatGTGAAAAAATTtagaacaaacaaaataaaactcCATTGAAATGGAAAATACTAAATTGCACATTACAGCAAGTTGTATGATATACAATATGTACAACTGATTGGAGGATTAAAAAAATTACAAGACCGATACTGGATAAAAGACGATATACAATTACATTTAAACGACATCCAAACTCATCCTAACTATGCTAaaatttagaaaagaaaaagaatgaacaagATCTCTACTCAAACAGGTGACTTCTGAATCGATATTTCTTTCACAGAACTAGCAAATCTTCGGAACACCTTAAGGTCATGACCCGTTTTATCCTGCAGACAAATGAAGGATCAAAAATGAAATGCTAAATTCCCATAATTAAGGACAAAGAGACAATTATAACAAGCATTAGCATGCAGGTTACAAAGTTTAAATATTGCTAAACATGGCTGAACAAGAGAATTTGCACAAGCATTTTAGTCTTTTTTGAGAATCCTCAAGGGCCAATGGCGCGCGGTTCGAAACTCAATGAATAATGGGTCCGCCcttctacccttctccacttaaatatcaGAATTTTATATTGTTTAGGGTGCAGGGAAGGAGAGGAGTTTTAGTTAGCATACCTCGCTTAGAAGTTCAAGCCTCTCCAAAGCTGAGATTAACTTTCCACAAAGCAAATACAAGTCGTCTTTTGCGTATGGTTTGGTGCCACATTCAAAAGAACTGCAACGCCCAATTGAAGGTAAGCAAGCAGAATTTGCATAAccatgaaagaaagaaaaaatgtatTAGCAACAATACCTGTCCTGAAAATGGACAAGGATAATATTCATCAGTAAAAGTAATAGTGTCATCAGTTTATTCCTATCTCTAATAATCTGGCACATCTTCACCATTGCGATATACCTCCTGGAATATAAAATGATGTGAGCAGAGGGACCAATCAAAATATTACTCTAATTAGCTTACTACAGAGATTTTATGCATGATAATTATTCACCTCTGAGCAATGTAGATCCAGTTAGCACAAGAATTGCAGGTAAGACTAAGCATACGACTGTATATCCAATATTTGACGGCAAAGAGAATTTATTTTTTGTATCAGCGTTTAATGGAATAAAAACTAACTGCAATTCCTAAGATTTGACCACCCACAGGATCTATTTTGTGTCCTGGAATTAAGGAAATTTCCAAGGAGATATTATGTACTATCATCAGTGCATCAGGGCTGGTGCGAAAGATCTGCCTTTTCTATCAGCAACCGAAAGTAAGATAGACCAAAACACATAGAGTTGGACCGATGGAGTTGTACTAATAGGAAGTTCATTGACACTCAATGAGAAACTTAAACATGAATCAGAAGGAAGCCTATTGACATTGAATGATATATACGGGAATTACAAGATAAATAGCATATTTTGCCCAAGCACAGACAGCGTTAACTCATCTAGTCCTCCAATAGAACTATAGATGACATTCCGAAATATGCATACGCTGCATCAACGAATCACTAATACCAAGTAAGCCTCTGAATCTCTCACACATTACAGCAGAAGGATGAGAAAACAAAATCTTATCCATGCTCTCCCAGTCAGTACCGACCACCCTCCAGCTAGTATTGAAAGTTCAATAATCTAGATCAGAGATCATATTACAACTGGACATGTATCTCTCCTGAAATAGTATTAC
Above is a window of Nicotiana tabacum cultivar K326 chromosome 8, ASM71507v2, whole genome shotgun sequence DNA encoding:
- the LOC107775535 gene encoding nuclear pore complex protein NUP205, whose amino-acid sequence is MVKMCQIIRDRNKLMTLLLLLMNIILVHFQDSSFECGTKPYAKDDLYLLCGKLISALERLELLSEDKTGHDLKVFRRFASSVKEISIQKSPV